One bacterium genomic region harbors:
- a CDS encoding S26 family signal peptidase, with translation MLGDNRDDSYDSRYFGPVDRRLIIGKAVRVWFNFKLGRIGVPLK, from the coding sequence CTGCTCGGCGATAACCGCGACGATTCGTACGACTCGCGCTACTTTGGGCCAGTTGACAGGAGATTAATCATAGGCAAAGCGGTGCGAGTGTGGTTTAATTTCAAGTTAGGCCGAATCGGGGTGCCGCTGAAGTAG